gagccatcgaagtaCATCTTCCAATGCAAGTATGCACTGTATTCCCTGGGGAGCTCGGCTTCCGTCCATTCAGCGACAAAATCAGCCAACACATGAGATTTAATATTTCATCATGGTCAGTATATAAATTCGAaagggaggagctcaatagcccatttggcTATGCGGCCTGTggtggcccatggcgtggctcggATGCCACCGTGACCGAATGTCGGCGTTCAATGGTACTTCGGATGCCACCGTGACCgaatgtcggcgttctgggaacgggggtcccgagacttgcctgcctgcggcccatggcgtggctcccgcagtagcctggtacggcccatcttcaccagcaaacactcaagaccctcgcgaggggccaagccttgcgaggtggacgacacaagacctcttcaggggcggcctcactaggctggctcgccaggagcggagaggtcaaggcgaggggcacctcgtgaggttcacatgacgtgagccatgacgaccaaggccagacgggcgccagcgggcgcagagtacccgttgcctctttggtgctaaaggggcaagtgcaggcgaggagtcccgaggcatcaggcaaaggtttccatatcggtgcaacgagaccaagaccagcaggacggtaggacggaggtcatcgcggagcccacgacggcgtcaccaccagagcctttggcaggcgaagaccaccttttgtcaggatatcTTATACTAGCTACCCCCCTTCAAATTGGtggttgtgggatcccttcccgcctaatatttggggagaggacccgtgcctctataaataggactagccaccacattAGCAAGTGGAAAgagacggatcattcagatcatcctcaaccacagaAGCTCaccgagcccaagaacacctgaTGCAGAGCATACTTCCATCATTCCCAAGGACTCTACACCAACACATCAAGCCCCACGTGGACCTATGACGAGTGCTTGAGCACGTGCCTTGGAAACCGAGGTGAACTCCTTCCTACTTGACTTGCATACGGATACGAATGGGACCAGGTTGCTACCTCAGCAAAATATGCTTTGCCTCATTAGGTACAAAGAGGAACACCACCAAGAAGCTTAGGAGCATCACCAAGAAGAAGGAGGACCACCCCAAGGCCACGCGAACCAAGACAGAGCGCAACAGTAGCAACACTGGAAGGCCCAGGTGACCCCGTGCGCACAGGCCCCCGAAACCCCGTGCCCACGGACTATCCAGAGAGTTGGCGCTGgggcaccccgtgcgcacgggctggTGACGTGCCCACGGGGCACAGGCCCAacttaccccgtgcgcacgggcctccCAGGATGGCCGGCTGACATTGCCTCTTCGCCCTCCTCTTCATCTCCTTCGACCCCAAGGCTATCTAAGTCGTACCTAGGACCATGTTTAGTGGCGGAAAAGTATTAGATAAAACAttgtgagctttgctccttgtatcccctcctcttggagatcaagaccCCACTTGGGAAGAATCCTTGTCGATTACAAGACCTCCCAAGGGAGTAGATCATCATCAAGACCTCACCTCCTCTAGGAGTGGGAAGAACATTACCTAGTGCTGGTTTCCTTGGATTGATCTTGTAATCTTGTGGATCTCAtgtatgctactctagtggatgtgatatttgggtttgtttgagtgatttgtgccttgtgttcttgagtgttcttcctccttttccccctccaagtgtgaaaagatcccctctagggtttcaccctacaacatcttggtatcagagccaggttgattcacatcttggagtcccaccccccatttgctagcttgattttgttgtttttcgtccaaattcgaaaatccccaccaaaaatagccccaaaaaaTTTTCTTGCAATTTGTTGGATCTTGTGAGATTTGGTTGTTTTGGTCCACGAATTTGGTGTTTGGCAAGTGGATCTACCTAGCTACCAGTTTCCCCACCTTTCAATTCTTCGAATTTGGCCTTAAACTTGGAGATTCCCACAGATCCGAAGCAGTTCGTCCGCTCACAGAGCACCCCGTGCACATGGGCCATcgagaccccgtgcacacgggcctCACTTACTCCGTGCGCACGGGCCATCCAGAGACTTCCAGCCATTTTCtgttttgcatctttttgatTCCCAACCACCACTCGTGTTCTTCCGCACTATTTCTCGTGGTTGTTTGAGTTTCGGGCTGCGGTTTCTCTTGtgtcctaaggtgtttcggctacttaggcgCAATTGGACATCATCATCATGCCTCTCGATCATCGACTCGGACTCCACACCGGCTTCGACAACTTCATCTCCATTCCAACCATAAGCAAGGACGGTAACCTTGATGACACTCACCTTTGCTTTCGCATGGATAACCCGAGCCATTTTGCGtcgcttacccatcgagactagcaaGTTGAGAATTGCCGGGCCACGCTATTGTCCACCGTAGTGATCGTGTTATCATCTTTGTGCCGTAAGTCTCTCCCATGCATATCTTACATACTTGTCTCATATCATACTTGGCTCGAGCATCAAGCAtagaaaaaaagaagagaaagaaagaaaggcttttaagaaaaagaggagaaacaaagagcttgtaagcaatagcattgagccattttgcatactcatatcatcttggtcaccGCATACATAGCACAGTTGGGATTGAGACGGAACGTTTCTCTTATAGGTTGGTGCACATGCGTATCTTGCCCATTTGAGCAAtcaagctagcgtctctctagcattcgcacaacaagagcattttccgtgGTTGCACATTTTGAGCTCACCCCTTGGTTGTGCGGATCCCATCTATCTTCCGTGTGTGTGTTCCTAGTGATATACTTGGGTTTGATCTATTTTCTTTACTTGCATTTTTGTGCACCTTCTCAACCTTATCGATATCTTGACtaacatttgcttgaaatttttgccaccatcctaaccgagctactccataagccttttacttgtaggtgtgagaaacaaaCCCGGTTCCAATTCTACTATTGTGGCATTACATTGAGTGATACTTGTTACATCCTCAATCCTCGAAAAAGGTAACTTTGGCattgttctctcattttcctactCACCCCACTTGGTTATGATGGATAGGCCTAGTTCGTCGGCGAACCCGCTCTTCGAGGAGCAAGGTGTTGATCCCGACTACGTCACCAAGGGCCACTTCTTCATCGCGCAAAGAGCTCTCCATCAAGAAAGTGAGGCCTTGGGTGAACGCCTTGACCAACTCGTCGCCGACCTTCGTCAATCGGAAGCAAGGAACCGCGACTACACCAACAACAAGTTCACTACACAAATGGAAGAACTTCGCAACATGATCGTGCAGCGCCCGTCTTCCTCATCATCGTCAACAAGACGGCGCCACTCAAGCCACCGCTCAAGTCGGCCATCTTCGGCCTACTCATCTTATGATTCAAGTCCTCCCAGAGATCGAGTCCCTTGACATGATGCTCCCCAAGATTGCCAAGCTCCAGAAAATCCATTCCATGGCAATGGCTTGCAAGACCAAGTTCGAGCACGTGAAAGGGTGCGACAACAAGCGCACAAACCAAGGGAGCAAGAGAAAATGCCTCCACAAGTGCCACGGCAACAACCTCAAGATGATGACGCCATCCGTCAAGCACAAGCACTCGAAGCACAACATGCACTCCGCGAGTCTACTAGAGCCGTGGAAGAGCGCAATCGCCAAGTGCGAGAACAAGAGGAAGCTCTTTGTCGGGAGATACAAGAAGAAGCCGCGCATCGCGAAGAACAAGAAAGGCGCAACCTAGCACATATTCCTCGTCCTCCGCCACGACAAGAACGACATCAAGTGGAACAAGTGCTTCAAGACCCTCCTCCACGGCAAGAGCGACATCAAGACTGCTACCATGATGAAGAATTCAGCTACGGCAAGCTCAaattcaccatgcccaagttctccGGAAGCAATGATCCTGATGAGTACCTCTCATGGGCCTTGAAGGTGGACAAGATATTCCGTCTTCACAACTACGATGAGGAAAAGAAGATCGCCATGGCCTCCCTCGAATTTCAAGattacgtcctcatttggtgggaacaagtgatCGAGCGACGACATACAAGAGGCGAACCACCAATCATGACTTGGACggaaatgaaggatgtcatgagagctcgCTTCGTGCCTACACACTACACCAGTAATCTCTTCGAAAAGttgcaactcctcaagcaaggcacAAAAACGGTTGAAGAATACTACcaagaaatggagattgccatgatacgagccaatgccAAGGAAGACGATGAGCAAACAATGGCACGCTTCTTGAATGGCCTCAACCACCCAATCAAGcggattgccgacttccaaccgtACCCCAACCTTCTTGAGCTAGTTCATCAAGCGACCAGGGCTGAGtgacaagtgcaagatgacttcaaatacGCCAAGTACTCGTCCAAGACCTACAGCTCCTACTCTCAAGCTCCCGTGACTTCGGCAACTCCTACATCAACTAGAGCATCACCAAGtaccggcgacaagtcaagttccaAGCAAGCTACGCCTTCCTCGACTCGTCCTCCGGCAAGCACCTACAAATCCAAGATTAGCTCTTCTTCGGCGCCACCGAATGACCCCGTCAAGACAAGTTCATTCAAGTGCTTCACATGTGGTGGCCGAGGTCACAAGTACTTCGAATGCACCAACAAGCGAACAATGATCTTCAACGATGATGGAACATATGACTCGATGAGTGAagaagaaatggaagcccttgagcacgtggccatgcaccggcgTGTGAACGAAGATGAaaatgatcaagtcttttgtgacaacGGTTCAAGTCCCTCTCTCgtggtctccaaggtcttgacgctccaacaccatcaagatgaagaacaacgatgccacatcttccacaccaaggccggcatcaatgggcGTTCCGTGAAGGTCATCATCGACGGAGGATGTTGTCACAACTTGGAAAGTGAAGAGCTATGTTCCAAGCTACAATTGGTCAAGAAGAAGCACCCTCGTCCCTACAAGGTgcaatggctaagcgactccgGCACTATTGAAGTGGAGCATACGGTGCAAGTgtctttcaagatcggcgcctacaATATGTTGGTGTGCCACCTTCTCTTGGGACGACCTTGGCAATTTGACCGTGGAGTCATCCACAACGGAAGAAccaaccactatagcttcaagatgaaaggcaAGGAATATGTGCTTCGACCAATGTCACCAAGCCAAGTGATTGCCGATCAGTAAGCATCCACCCATCATGGAGATCCTAGTGAGAaagtgaaccaccaaaaagaaagtgagcgccacaagccaaaattgagcGACTCTTTGCCAAGAGAGAAAAACTTAGTCCTCCTAGCCATAGAAACAGatatgagagaagtgtgtgagaatcCATCAAGTGCCATCCACTTTGTCCTACTTTGCAAATATGAGGTGGCAAAAACTAACAATCCTAATCCTCTTCCTCTAGTGTTTTCTAACTTGTTGCAGGAATTTAAGGATGTCTTCCCCGATGAGCCACCTCCTGGTCTTCCTCCTCTACATGGCATTGAACATAGGATTGACGTCATCCACGGAGCGCCTCTTCCGAACATGGCCCTCTACCGCGTAAACCGCGAAGAAACTAAGGAGATCCAACGGCAAGTTcaacaactcatcgacaacggCCATGTACGTGAAAGCTTAAGCCCTTGTGTCGTTCCGGTTATACTTGTGCCCAAGCAAGATGGCAGTTTTTGCATGTGCtccgattgtagacccatcaatgctatcaccgttcgttatAGGAATCCCATACctcgccttgatgatatgctagatgaccTTATTAGTGCCACcattttctcaaaaattgatcttaaaagtggctatTATCAAATCCACAtgcaagagggtgatgaatggaaaaccgctttcaaaactaaatttggcttgtacgagtggttagttatgcctatgggtttatcacaggctcccggtactttcatgcgacTAATGCATTTTGTGCTTCGTCCTTACATTGGAgtgtttgttgtggtctacttcgaTTACAtacttgtttttagcaaatccaTCAAAGATCATGTAAATCATGTTCGGGCTGTTTTGCAAACTCTTCGCAAGGAACGTCTTTATGCAAACATGAAAAAGTGCACTTTTGGAGTTgacaagcttgttttcttgggtttcctTGTTTCCTCGAAGGGTGTCCATGTTGATGAGTCTAAATTTGAAGCAattaaaacttggccacaaccCACTAATTTGCAAGAAGTGTGTAGTTTTCTTGGCCTTGTGGGTTTCTATCGTCGCTTTGTGAAAGATTTTACCTCTATTGCCTCACCTTTGCATgccttgagtaagaaaaatgctcCTTTTGTTTGGGGACCTTTGCAATCTACCGCTTTTGATGAGCTCAAAtctttgcttactcatgctccgaTTCTTGCCTTGCCCAACTTTGACAAAACTTTTGAggttcattgcgatgctagtggtaatggaatTGGTGGAGTTTTGATGCAAGAAAAACGAGCTATTGCATATTTTAGTGAAAAACTCTCCGGTGCTCAACTCAATTATCCCATCGATGAAAAAGAATTGTATGCTTTAGTGCGTGTGTTGCATGCTTGGGAGCATTATCTTAGACCACATGAGTTTGTCATACATACCGATCATGAGACACTTAAGTACCTTAAAGGTCAAACCAAGTTGAATAAACggcatgctaaatggagtgaatttattgaatctttcccctatgtgatcaagtacattaagggcaaagagaatgttgtggcggatgccctttcccgcaaatgcatgttacttactcaacttgaattgaatgttgtTGGATTGATCATATCAAAGATTTGTATGAGCATGATGTGACTTTTGCTActccttatgctaagtgtgtgacgcatacttcttgggaacGATGCTATATCAAAGgtggttatcttatgagagctaagaAACTATGCattcccgagtcttctcttcgtctgttacttttgcaagaggctcatggaggtggactcatgggacactttggacgcgacaagacttTTGCCAcactctccaagaactactttcggcccaagatgtttcgcgatGTCGCCTGGTTCACCACACAGTGCTCTACATGTTGCAAAGCTAAGTCACAATCTCAATCCCATGGTTTACATATGCCACTACCTATTCCACATCAACCTtgggaagacattagcatggattttgtgcttggctTACCAAGGACTCAAAATGGCAAGGACTCCGTATTTTTCGTCGTGGACCACTTCTCTAAAATGGCTCATTTTATCCCATGCaataagatagacgatgcttcacatgttgccaatctcttttgtagggaaatttTGAGGTCGCACAGCGTGCCCAAGACAATTGTGTCAGACCGAGATGTCAAGTTcttaagctacttttggaagacgcTTTGCGCCAAGCTCAGAATCATGCTACTATTCTCCACGGCGTATCATCCTCAAATAGATGGCCAAACAAAAGTCACCAACTCGACGCTTGCCACTctcctacgcgtgttgataaagaagaataTCAAGGattgggaggagtgcctacctatcgccgagtacgcctacaaccgtgcaagacacTCTACCACCGGCAAGTCGCCCTTCGATGTTGTCTATGGTTTCAACCCATTGTCGCCATTGGACATCCTTCCGCTACCGCTTCAAGAACGAGCAAACATGGACGCTAGTGCGAGAGCCACCTACCTCAAGATGATGCATGAAGAAACACATTCCATGATCGAGCGCCACGTACAACGACTAGCCTCCAAGCTCAACATCCACAAGTCTCCGATGGCGTTCCAACCGGGTGATCAACTATGGATACATCTatgcaaggaccgcttccccaaggaACACAAGTCCAAGCTTCTCCAgagagccgatggacccttcaaggtgctcgCACGCTACAACGACAATGCCTACAAGGTCGACATTCCACGAGACAAGTACaacgtgagcgacatcttcaacgtcaaagacTTAGCCAAATACCATCGTGATGACGATCACGATCCATggacggatctctcccaaggggggggagatgatgcggagcatccttccATCATCCCCATGGACTCTACACCAACACATCAAGCCCCACGTGGACCTATGACAAGAGCTAGAGCACGTGCATTGGAAACCGAGGTGAACTCCTTCCTACTTGACTTGCATATGGATACGAATGGGACCGGGTTACAACCCCACCATAATATGCTTTGCCTCATTACGTACAAAGAGGAAAACCACCAATAAGCTCAGGAGCAACACCAAGGAGAAGGAGGACCACCCCAAGGCCATGCGAACCAAGACAGAGCGCAACATCAGCAACACTGGAAGGCCCAGGTGACCCCGTGCGCACGGCCCCCGAAACCCCGTGCCCACGGACTATCCAGAGAGTTGGCGCTGGGCACCCCATGCGCACGGGCGTGTACCGTGCCCACGGGTCCCCCGTGCACACGGGCCCAACTCACCCCGTGCGCACTGGCCTCCCAGGATGGCCGGCTGAGATTGCCTCTTCGCCCTCCTCTTCATCTCCTTTGAACCCAAGGCTATATAAGTTGTACCTAGGACCATGTTTAGGTGCATCAAAGAATTAGATAGAACAATGTGAGCATTGCTCCTTGTAtcccctcctcttggagatcaagaccCCTCTTGGGAAGAATCCTTGTGGATTACAAGACATCCCAAGGGAGTAGATCATCATCAAGACCTCACCTCCTCTAGGAGTTGGAAGAACTTTACCTAGTGCTTGTTTCCTTGGATTGATCTTGTAATCTTGTGGATCTCAtgtatgctactctagtggatgtgatatttgggtttgtttgagtgatttgtgccttgtgttcttgagtgttcttcctccttttccccatccaagtgtgaaaagatcccctctacggtttcaccctacaacaaca
The sequence above is a segment of the Aegilops tauschii subsp. strangulata cultivar AL8/78 chromosome 6, Aet v6.0, whole genome shotgun sequence genome. Coding sequences within it:
- the LOC141025973 gene encoding uncharacterized protein, with protein sequence MPKFSGSNDPDEYLSWALKVDKIFRLHNYDEEKKIAMASLEFQDYVLIWWEQVIERRHTRGEPPIMTWTEMKDVMRARFVPTHYTSNLFEKLQLLKQGTKTVEEYYQEMEIAMIRANAKEDDEQTMARFLNGLNHPIKRIADFQPYPNLLELVHQATRAE